GGCACCTTCGCCAACCCCAGGGAGCGCTCCCGCCTGAACATACGAGACATGTTCCCCCGtgacaacgacgacgacgacgcagACGCCGTCTCCCGTGCCATGAGCGACCCGGGCCTCCACGAGGCTGCGTACTCGGAGATCAGCGCTGACTCCGGTCGCGATTCCCTGTTCAACCGACCCGGGCTTGGCACCATGGTGTTCAGGAGGAACTACCTGAGTGCGGGCATGTTTGGCATCGGGACACAAGATGAGAGGAGCGTCGTAGGCAGTGAACCTGCGGGCCGGTCGCCAAACGTTCGTCTACGTGGGCGTCTGCCTCGGCGCTCGCCCAGTTTTGACGGGGACAGCATTGGCAGCGTCTTGAGCCTGCAAGAAGGAAACATGCAGGAGTTGCCTTGGGAGGAGGCGGACGTCGGGCTGGACGAGGACTTGGATCCAGAGAGCAGTCCTCTCGAGACCTTTTTGGCCTCGCAGGGCCTCGGTGAGTTCATGCCGATCTTCAGGAGGGAGAAGATCGACCTGCAGGCTCTGCTGCTTTGTTCCGACCAGGACCTCTCGGGCATTCACATCCCTTTGGGCCCCAGGAAAAAACTGCTGGACGCCTGCAAGAGACGCGTGGACGCGCTAGACGAACCAGAGGCCATTGAGGACACTGAGCTTTGAAGGTGAGTGGGGGAAAAGATACATATTTAGTTTTAACGGCGAAGCTCCATTCAACTCGTTAATACCTGTTAAACCTAACATAAGcttctgtgtttgcatgcagcCTCAGCATAGTCTGGGGATCACAGACGTCGCAGAACAGAAGAGAGTGGATGGCCTTTGTTCATGTTGAATTACTTCTACAGTGAGTTCATTGCCTACAATATTTATCTGctaataaaagaagaaaatgctAAGTTTTGGCAAATTACAAAAAAGCTGTATCAGAAGGCCACATTCTGTTTTGGTCACTCCTACTCTTAAACACTTTGAGCAAGCCTCTAGTGCAGCTCCACCCAAACTCCACCTGAGAAGAAATCAAATCAGCCAGAACAACTTTAAAATACCTGTTTTTCATATGACGCTCCACCAGATCGGTGGAGATGTTTTCTGGATAAACAGCACCACCGTGTGGCGTTTTTGTGATACAACACAATATGGTTTCAGAGCTAAAGGCCTAATTCTATTCTTAGTAGCAtgacattattttgtcttttttataatAAAGGTTAAAGTCACAGGGAAGTTTTTATGCATATTTGTTGCTGTCTCCATCTGCTGTCTTTACCTTCCCGTACTGTCAGTGAAGGCAGCACAGACTCCAGTGAAACCTGCCTGTTACTGTAACACCTGGGAATCTGTACTGTACTTATTAGTGAATGTCCTTTAACATCTTAATATGTTATTGCTTATGTCTCTGTTGTACAGTTTTACTActttaaatgtgttatttcatTCGACTGTTCACGTGTGACGGATGAAAAAAAGCCTCTAACCGACTGTTGCTCTGCAAACACTGTCGCAACAGTACGAACACCGAGGCGTTACTGCGAGGTCATGGGAGCGTTTTTCTAGATAACGCTGTTATCTGGAGTTCCTGTTTGGTTTCACAGAAGGTTTGTCTGCACTTGAGAGTATGGCTGTGCatgaatgtacatttttatgttgtgggggggaaaaatctgtttttgtaaaaaaaaaatcctgtaaaaATGTCGcttttaataaaatacaaattatgtTAATGAATATtatgattgttttgtgtgtgtgactttacaGTGACCCAACTAACCAAAAATATCCTtataaaaatactgtatttgaaGTTTAATTCTGAGATACTTTTACTTTACCTGAGTATTTTCTGGTAGAATatacaacacagaaaacaaaatgttaattttaagttttctatatttggttgtatgtgtcatctttttctttatttccacaaagtttaaagttaaactgtaaaatatcaagcctcaatttaATGTCTTCGTCAAAAAGGTTGATGGCGACATCCTAGGAATGATCTGTGAATgaatatctcatctcatcttcaaccggTCATCCGGGGTCGGAGCAGTAAGAAGTGGTTCAATAATACATAATCCAATAATCTTTTCTTCTGAAACGGGCCTTTTTGAATTTCCCGTTGAGTTAAAATATCagaataatgtgtttttctgaccaTCTACTATTTGTTGCAGCTCCATCCTGCGTCTCGTCAGCGTTGAATGTCCCGACACCGACAGATGAGTGTTtgtataaatgaaaagaagaagcaggagtCGGCAGGAGGTTGTAAACCGAGCTGGCAGCCTGGTGGTTCGTGTGTTCCCGTCTCCGCAGGAGCCGCTGCCCATtcggagaaaaagaaaatacactcaCTCCGTCTTTTAAAGAGCTCTGTGCAGTCAGCGGGGCCTCGGGCCCAGAACACTGGCCTCTCTCCAGAGGGGAAAGGCAGCACTGACACCAGATACAAGCCGccaacacataaacacacacaccccgtccAATCTGGACGCATTCCTGCGCTCCTGCATCTCCCTCATTTTCACGCTGAACCTTTCACCTAGAGGAGAAACAACTGAACGGCCTCGGTTAATCCTCGCGTCAGCCCCCGTCTTCTGCCTCTTCTTTCCCAGGACGATTGCCAAGGTTACAgtgatgagagggaggagggaggagggaggaggggaaaagaaacacaaagggcGGAGAAGGACATGCAGAATGTATGAGAcacaaggggggaggggggaggcgaCTCGGAGATCTGAGCAGCTGCAGTTTTCTGTGTGAGCATTTTTGGAGCCATCACCTCACAGGACAACACattcctccgctgctgctggaCTGCAACCGGAGTCAGCTGACGGGGGGCTGGATagggcaggagagagggatgaggaggaggaggggaggaggaggaggaggaggagggtctcGAAGCCACAGGAAGTGGGCCGGGCCTCCCTCGACAATGCCTGGAGCCACTAAGCTCTTTCACAATGCTGACTTTGACCTGTTGACTTCGCGCTCAGGGTGCAGCGCTTCGCTCGGCACCGGCCACTCGCGAGAGGACTCACACCTGGCGTGGTGACTCTGCTGCCCCTGAGCAACGAGCGGAGCCGACATGCAGAATGTGCCGGAGGAGCGGTGGGAAGGTCGGGATGAGGTCAAGAGGAGAGGCGACGGGGCGAGCAAGAGGGCCGGtgaggaggcggagagagagacgctgatGATGGAGCTGACGAGGCTGGTGCAGCGGACGGTGAAGGGGAGCAGctggtgggagaggagggggatcGACTGCAGCATCCTGGCTGCGGCGTTCCTCTGCCTGCCGCCCGGTAAGAAACTTCACGCTccaaacattcaaatgaattatacatacttgttttttctgtttatcaTCTGAAATTCCAATTATGATATTACTTTTACAATGCTGAACTTATTCTACAGGACAATATAGAATCATAACATAACTGTCTCTCGGGCTGCAAAACCTTATTGTATAAACTgtctttaaaaggaaaaagaaaaattccccGAGTTGAAATCTTAAAATTGCATTATGTGTGTGACCAACAAATTCTTTTCAGAATTGATTGAATCCACTGATAATTCTCTCgttaaaattattaattttgtcTATAGaataagttttaaaatgtcaatcataagataagataagataaacctttattcgtccccCAATGACGAAATTCGGTCGTTACAGGAGCAAAGTGGAcgagtggttgagtcctgtgtgtgtttgtgtgtgatctaTTCAGAAAGCTTAAGCTTAAGATCTCCTGTTTCCTCCAACGCAAACAGTCCGAACCTctgaaatattcagtttactgtcacggGAGATGAAGGAAAccataaaatattaacattccAGAGGTTTGAACCAGTGGAATTTTAGAAATATtactatttatttcattgtcttgactttaatttgtctttatttattcatttcatctgAAACGTAATAACTTCCCACCAAACCTTCGTCTGGTTCCCGTCGCTCATATGGTTCCCATGTATCTGGGTCACCGGCGGTCAGCGACTGACCTCAATTAGGGGCCCGGTGTCCATTGTGCCTCACGTCACCCGATCATTGGATCTGACAACTTTGAGCTTCCCGCTGCAAGTTTGGTTTGTAACGTAGACTGTGCCTGCACTTCGCACCGCTCACTTCCTCAGAGACgtattcaaatataaaatgttcacTTCTGAGACGAATCGAGTTGCGGCAGCATCTGTCACTGTGCGTCACACAGCGTCTGACTTCATCGCCTCCAAATAGTCTTCTTTGAAATAGGTGGTGCAATTTATAAGCGCTCTTTTTATTGCGTTAGGAAGAG
This Scophthalmus maximus strain ysfricsl-2021 chromosome 16, ASM2237912v1, whole genome shotgun sequence DNA region includes the following protein-coding sequences:
- the LOC118287197 gene encoding Usher syndrome type-1G protein homolog isoform X2, with the protein product MAATKAHMDCVRYLDSIAAKQITLNPKLIGKLKDRAFRAAECRIKDCAKLQRKHRERMERKFMKESAALDNLDAISFSSYTSSSTLSRKFNTVTSNMPYSQATLQSTAKGKAKIQKKLEKKKQVDGTFKIYEDGRKSVRSLSGLQLSNDVMFLKQGTFANPRERSRLNIRDMFPRDNDDDDADAVSRAMSDPGLHEAAYSEISADSGRDSLFNRPGLGTMVFRRNYLSAGMFGIGTQDERSVVGSEPAGRSPNVRLRGRLPRRSPSFDGDSIGSVLSLQEGNMQELPWEEADVGLDEDLDPESSPLETFLASQGLGEFMPIFRREKIDLQALLLCSDQDLSGIHIPLGPRKKLLDACKRRVDALDEPEAIEDTEL